The proteins below are encoded in one region of Pseudonocardia sp. DSM 110487:
- a CDS encoding LuxR family transcriptional regulator — MAAVKSESAASDSALAGAPAARRLYREIASAPTTPRHTVVVGPGGSGKSVLLGVLGELYGAAGVSVRHEAPGPDEPFEPNVVLLLDDAHELDEVALQRVRAWAAQPESQVVLAHRPWPRGGPLASIVVAFGAGRGPVVLGPFDRPGVAARANLLLGERPTAELVDLVFEQTGGSPDLVDRLLVGLRDERALDRLGSAGEPPAAVVRQLGYEIDAQPVGVRELLLGRTVGAPLDPEVLGALLDVAPGAVGEVLDQAAATGLMTPDGEVVPLVRHALQRAVPAAHRLMVRRRLAEIQLDAGGSVLVAARGLIGSGATGTRVAAAFERAGDEALRECLPVAADLYDAAVEAGASPLPLSARRAEAALFAGDLDAALRRADQVLAEPAAVDGDAARRAVAVAAAVLAHRGMLSRGAELYRWLAAQPFGGPTLLAVPTLVGIGALDEAGEVMHAASGRAPTVLAGAEALLAQGIHDTVAGPRTAALSQLTRASVLLESSGRAALLPETPCALAALVAIHCGELDVAQSVLGQAVAAELGGPIFAARHLLLQALVAMHRGSSAHARALLQSASGAGRLEPRDELLAAALEVGLARRAGDLAGLLAGWRRAREAIVRHPVDLYSLQPLGELVVGAARLNEQGWVQPYLDEAEALLDRLGNPPLWAVALHWSGLQAAIGSDAGTVAQRHVAALDDMAPTSRYATAVAAAGREWLRSLAGDVDADAVEAAARGLHSAGLSWEGGRLASQAAIRCRDRKSMNALLGCARALQAGAEPVSSSAPTDVAPGRAQPVRRVKVPEQATESAAGSISGREREVAELVLSGLTYKQIGEQLFISAKTVENHVARMRQRLGSGSRGELFAHLRMLVGGGK; from the coding sequence ATGGCCGCGGTGAAGTCCGAGAGCGCTGCCTCCGACAGCGCGCTCGCCGGCGCCCCTGCCGCTCGCCGGCTCTACCGGGAGATCGCGTCCGCGCCCACGACGCCCCGCCACACGGTCGTGGTCGGACCGGGTGGCAGCGGCAAGAGTGTGCTGCTCGGCGTGCTGGGCGAGCTCTACGGCGCCGCGGGAGTCAGCGTCCGGCATGAGGCCCCCGGGCCCGACGAGCCGTTCGAGCCGAACGTCGTCCTCCTCCTCGACGACGCCCACGAGCTCGACGAGGTCGCGCTGCAACGGGTGCGGGCCTGGGCCGCCCAGCCCGAGTCGCAGGTCGTTCTCGCCCACCGGCCGTGGCCCCGCGGCGGACCGCTCGCCTCGATCGTGGTCGCGTTCGGGGCCGGCCGTGGACCGGTCGTGCTGGGGCCGTTCGACCGTCCCGGGGTCGCGGCACGCGCGAACCTGCTCCTCGGCGAGCGGCCAACGGCCGAGCTGGTGGACCTGGTGTTCGAGCAGACCGGGGGATCGCCGGACCTCGTCGACCGGCTGCTCGTCGGGCTGCGCGACGAGCGGGCGCTCGACCGCCTCGGCTCGGCGGGCGAGCCGCCCGCAGCCGTCGTCCGGCAGCTCGGATATGAGATCGACGCGCAGCCGGTTGGCGTCCGCGAGCTGCTGCTGGGCCGCACCGTGGGCGCCCCGCTCGACCCGGAGGTGCTCGGCGCGTTGCTCGACGTGGCCCCCGGCGCGGTGGGGGAGGTGCTCGACCAGGCCGCTGCCACCGGACTGATGACGCCCGACGGCGAGGTCGTGCCGCTGGTGCGGCACGCGCTGCAGCGGGCGGTCCCGGCCGCCCACCGGCTGATGGTGCGGCGCAGGCTTGCCGAGATCCAGCTCGACGCCGGTGGCAGCGTGCTCGTCGCCGCTCGGGGACTGATCGGCAGCGGGGCGACCGGCACCCGGGTCGCCGCGGCGTTCGAGCGGGCGGGCGACGAGGCGCTGCGCGAGTGCCTTCCCGTCGCGGCGGACCTGTACGACGCCGCGGTCGAGGCCGGGGCATCGCCGCTGCCACTCTCGGCACGGCGGGCCGAGGCCGCGCTGTTCGCAGGCGACCTGGACGCGGCGCTGCGGCGCGCCGACCAGGTACTGGCCGAACCGGCTGCTGTGGACGGCGACGCGGCGCGGCGGGCGGTGGCGGTGGCGGCAGCGGTGCTCGCTCACCGCGGGATGCTGAGCCGCGGCGCCGAGCTGTACCGGTGGCTCGCCGCGCAGCCGTTCGGCGGTCCCACGCTGCTCGCGGTGCCCACACTCGTCGGCATCGGGGCGCTCGACGAGGCCGGCGAGGTCATGCACGCGGCGTCGGGCCGGGCGCCCACCGTATTGGCCGGTGCGGAGGCACTGCTCGCCCAGGGGATCCACGACACCGTCGCGGGCCCGCGTACCGCGGCGCTCTCCCAGCTCACGCGCGCGTCCGTGCTGCTGGAGTCGTCCGGGCGGGCGGCGTTGCTGCCGGAGACCCCCTGCGCGCTGGCCGCACTGGTCGCGATCCACTGCGGGGAGCTGGACGTCGCGCAGTCCGTGCTGGGGCAGGCCGTCGCCGCCGAGCTCGGCGGCCCGATCTTCGCGGCCCGCCACCTGCTGCTTCAGGCGCTGGTCGCGATGCACCGCGGCTCGAGTGCGCACGCTCGGGCGCTGCTGCAGTCGGCGTCGGGCGCTGGCCGGCTCGAGCCGAGGGACGAGCTGCTGGCGGCCGCGCTCGAGGTCGGTCTCGCGCGCCGGGCGGGTGATCTCGCCGGGCTACTCGCCGGATGGCGCCGGGCCCGCGAGGCGATCGTCCGGCACCCGGTCGACCTGTACTCGCTGCAACCGCTCGGCGAGCTCGTGGTCGGCGCCGCCCGGCTGAACGAGCAGGGCTGGGTGCAGCCGTACCTCGACGAGGCCGAGGCCCTGCTCGACCGGCTGGGCAACCCGCCGCTGTGGGCGGTCGCGCTGCACTGGTCCGGGTTACAGGCCGCGATCGGTTCCGACGCGGGCACCGTCGCGCAGCGGCACGTGGCCGCGCTGGACGACATGGCCCCCACCAGCCGATACGCCACCGCCGTTGCGGCCGCGGGTCGGGAATGGCTGCGGAGCCTCGCGGGTGACGTCGACGCGGACGCGGTCGAGGCCGCCGCGCGTGGCCTGCACTCGGCCGGCCTCAGCTGGGAGGGCGGCCGGCTCGCCAGCCAGGCCGCGATCCGCTGCCGGGACCGCAAGAGCATGAACGCGTTGCTCGGCTGCGCCAGGGCGTTGCAGGCCGGAGCCGAGCCCGTCTCCAGCTCGGCCCCCACGGACGTCGCGCCCGGCCGGGCCCAGCCCGTACGGCGCGTGAAGGTGCCGGAGCAGGCCACGGAGAGCGCGGCGGGCTCGATCAGTGGCCGGGAGCGGGAGGTGGCGGAGCTCGTCCTGTCCGGCCTCACCTACAAGCAGATCGGCGAGCAGCTGTTCATCTCGGCCAAGACCGTCGAGAACCACGTCGCCCGGATGCGGCAGCGGCTGGGCTCTGGCAGCCGCGGCGAGCTCTTCGCCCACCTCCGCATGCTGGTGGGCGGGGGCAAGTAG